A window of Longispora fulva contains these coding sequences:
- a CDS encoding ABC transporter permease, protein MTPTTAPAPALPNKRPAAGPPDRLRALTGRIGGQNLSLLAALVVVAGVFGLLNPAYLSVANIAVIGETVTIAGLLAVVQTVVIICGALDISVGSQAGLASVISAMAFTATGGNPILGIGAAIAVGIAAGVVNGLIIVYGRVNAVIATLATLAAYKGLAQLVSNGRAQGYVLGDDFFVFLARGKLAGLPVMVWILAIVALGVHLLLKFTDIGRNIYAIGGNDTAARLAGIKINKYLISVYALAGVVAAVAGILLTARTGSGQPVSGSEGLELKAITAAALGGCALKGGKGGVGGTLLAVALLGALENGLTVVGVNSFWQNVAQGALLVIAVVIQQWRNGERAVGLPT, encoded by the coding sequence ATGACTCCCACGACCGCACCCGCTCCGGCGCTGCCGAACAAGAGGCCGGCCGCAGGGCCGCCCGATCGGCTGCGCGCCCTGACGGGCAGGATCGGCGGCCAGAACCTGAGCCTTCTCGCGGCCCTCGTGGTCGTCGCCGGCGTGTTCGGTCTGCTCAACCCCGCCTACCTCAGCGTCGCCAACATCGCCGTCATCGGCGAGACCGTCACCATCGCCGGCCTGCTCGCCGTCGTGCAGACCGTCGTCATCATCTGCGGGGCCCTCGACATCTCCGTCGGCTCGCAGGCAGGCCTGGCGTCGGTGATCAGCGCGATGGCGTTCACCGCCACCGGAGGCAACCCGATCCTCGGGATCGGCGCGGCGATCGCGGTCGGGATCGCCGCCGGCGTCGTCAACGGACTCATCATCGTGTACGGGCGCGTGAATGCGGTCATCGCGACCCTGGCCACCCTCGCCGCCTACAAGGGGCTCGCGCAACTTGTCTCCAACGGGCGCGCGCAGGGTTACGTGCTCGGCGACGACTTCTTCGTGTTCCTCGCCCGGGGCAAGCTCGCGGGCCTGCCCGTGATGGTGTGGATCCTCGCGATCGTCGCGCTGGGCGTGCACCTGCTGCTGAAGTTCACCGACATCGGCCGCAATATCTACGCCATCGGCGGCAACGACACGGCGGCCCGCCTCGCCGGTATCAAGATCAATAAATATCTGATCTCCGTGTACGCCCTCGCCGGCGTCGTCGCGGCCGTCGCCGGCATCCTGTTGACCGCCCGCACCGGTTCCGGCCAGCCGGTGTCCGGCAGCGAGGGCCTGGAGCTCAAGGCCATCACCGCGGCGGCCCTCGGCGGCTGCGCGCTGAAGGGTGGCAAGGGCGGGGTGGGTGGCACCCTCCTCGCGGTGGCCCTGCTCGGCGCGCTGGAGAACGGTCTCACCGTCGTCGGCGTCAACTCCTTCTGGCAGAACGTCGCCCAGGGCGCCCTGCTCGTCATCGCCGTCGTCATCCAGCAGTGGCGCAACGGCGAACGCGCGGTGGGACTGCCCACGTGA
- a CDS encoding ricin-type beta-trefoil lectin domain protein has product MVPVSPQQWNVRAGRSAFPGKCVDLDQNNRYNGAKIQSYDCNGTDAQHWSVQGNGEIKLAGTDFCLDAWAGQGSPVRLWGCNGTAAQRW; this is encoded by the coding sequence ATGGTGCCGGTATCGCCGCAGCAGTGGAACGTGCGGGCCGGGCGGTCGGCGTTCCCCGGCAAGTGCGTGGACCTGGATCAGAACAACCGCTACAACGGCGCGAAGATCCAGTCCTACGACTGCAACGGTACCGACGCCCAGCACTGGTCGGTGCAGGGCAACGGTGAGATCAAGCTCGCCGGCACCGACTTCTGCCTGGACGCCTGGGCCGGTCAGGGCAGCCCGGTCCGGCTCTGGGGCTGCAACGGCACCGCCGCCCAGCGCTGGTAG
- a CDS encoding DUF402 domain-containing protein, translating into MDLVAPAIRPFPGVATGPDGPPDADYQLVDDARGCRPIFPGSWQGGRMSHEDETGRLVTVIRDGVLRAVGLRRGGVVAYDWGFEKDGRAYTQRSFVLLDDGVQINQPALFPAEQRGWWYCDLVAVADHGDSVAVDDLLIDVIVGPPDHPYRMLDLDEYADAMASGRLDAVAAADGLRRVQRFLDRRLNRRHDTTRTWPSFPPREVADLQTAVLPQDWELLTS; encoded by the coding sequence ATGGACCTGGTGGCCCCCGCCATCCGGCCGTTCCCGGGCGTGGCGACCGGCCCCGATGGCCCGCCGGACGCCGACTACCAGCTGGTCGACGACGCGCGCGGCTGTCGTCCAATCTTTCCTGGCTCATGGCAGGGTGGCCGGATGAGTCATGAAGATGAGACGGGCCGCCTGGTGACGGTGATCCGTGACGGCGTGCTGCGCGCGGTGGGACTGCGCCGTGGTGGTGTGGTCGCCTATGACTGGGGCTTCGAGAAGGACGGGCGGGCGTACACTCAGCGCAGCTTCGTCTTGTTGGACGACGGTGTGCAGATCAACCAACCTGCATTGTTTCCGGCCGAGCAGCGGGGCTGGTGGTATTGCGATCTGGTGGCGGTCGCAGATCACGGTGACAGTGTCGCGGTGGATGACCTGCTGATCGACGTGATCGTGGGGCCGCCTGACCATCCGTATCGGATGCTGGACCTTGATGAGTATGCCGACGCCATGGCCTCGGGCCGCTTGGACGCTGTTGCGGCGGCCGACGGCCTACGCCGCGTCCAGCGGTTCCTCGACCGGCGGCTGAACAGGAGACACGACACGACCAGGACGTGGCCGTCGTTTCCGCCTCGTGAGGTCGCCGACCTCCAGACCGCAGTACTACCCCAGGACTGGGAACTGCTGACGTCCTAG
- a CDS encoding protein kinase domain-containing protein → MHRVDQPVLEAELDGVGLSTVDLRPRFRQFLLVALLAAASLVVPTGPAAAFGTAMRIRNVDTGRVIAVAGADLAADGVNLVSAAYVGDWSQTFFEYTLGHPHSKLVNRAPNGLERVFDQKVEDGRTVTLWGNCCNDNQKWWMGIVDNIPNAYKIVNLQSGNCVTDVGAGRPLETRPCQPGQPQSWLFDTSPPPAPAPPPPVTPNAPNTPTRAPATAVAPAVPGRTESARTAAPVSPASSGTPPVAPSATSAATGPATTAGGPGRTGIAPWWWVLLAGILLAGGMLAPPICRRLWARRGPKSPPAPVTPLAPPANDATTVARPVGEPEPMTDIGGRYRLLRRIAAGGMGGVWLGTDLVLERSVAVKLLHAELAGQPGFLARFRSEARIMAGLDHPNVARIHDYGETADGAPYLVMEYVDGSTLGALLDEEPTLDPARTLDLLAQAADALSAAHALGVVHRDVKPANLLLRPDGTLVLTDFGIARGLRADHETTAGAVLGTAAYLAPEQAAGEPVTPAADLYSLGVVGYRCLTGRPPFTADHPVRVALKHIHEPPPPLPATVPKAVRAVIEKAMAKDPALRYDSAQSLAAAARHAQH, encoded by the coding sequence GTGCACCGAGTCGACCAGCCAGTACTGGAAGCTGAACTCGACGGAGTCGGGCTGAGCACAGTGGACCTGCGACCCCGGTTCCGACAGTTCCTGCTCGTCGCGCTGCTCGCCGCCGCCAGCCTGGTCGTGCCGACCGGCCCGGCCGCGGCGTTCGGCACCGCGATGCGGATCAGGAACGTCGACACCGGCCGGGTGATCGCCGTGGCCGGGGCCGACCTCGCCGCCGACGGGGTCAACCTGGTCTCGGCGGCCTATGTCGGCGACTGGTCCCAGACCTTCTTCGAGTACACCCTCGGCCATCCACACTCGAAGCTGGTGAACCGGGCGCCGAACGGCCTGGAACGGGTCTTCGACCAGAAGGTCGAGGACGGCAGGACCGTGACCCTGTGGGGCAACTGCTGCAACGACAACCAGAAGTGGTGGATGGGCATCGTCGACAACATCCCCAACGCCTACAAGATCGTCAACCTCCAATCCGGCAACTGCGTCACCGACGTCGGCGCCGGCCGGCCGCTCGAAACGCGGCCGTGCCAGCCGGGCCAGCCCCAGAGCTGGCTGTTCGACACGTCGCCGCCCCCGGCACCGGCCCCGCCCCCGCCAGTCACCCCGAATGCCCCGAACACCCCGACCCGGGCGCCAGCCACCGCGGTCGCCCCCGCCGTCCCCGGCCGGACCGAGAGCGCCCGCACGGCCGCCCCCGTCAGCCCGGCGAGCAGCGGTACGCCACCGGTGGCGCCGTCCGCCACCAGCGCGGCGACCGGCCCGGCCACGACGGCGGGCGGCCCGGGCAGGACGGGCATCGCGCCCTGGTGGTGGGTACTGCTCGCCGGCATACTGCTCGCCGGCGGGATGCTGGCGCCGCCGATCTGCCGCCGACTCTGGGCGCGCCGCGGTCCGAAGAGCCCGCCGGCCCCGGTCACCCCGCTCGCGCCTCCGGCGAACGACGCCACCACCGTCGCGCGCCCCGTCGGTGAGCCCGAGCCGATGACCGACATCGGCGGGCGGTACCGCCTGCTCCGCCGGATCGCGGCCGGCGGCATGGGCGGAGTCTGGCTCGGCACGGACCTCGTCCTCGAACGGTCCGTCGCCGTCAAGCTGCTGCACGCCGAGCTCGCCGGCCAGCCCGGATTCCTCGCCCGGTTCCGGAGCGAGGCCCGGATCATGGCCGGGCTGGACCACCCCAACGTGGCCCGGATCCACGACTACGGCGAGACCGCCGACGGCGCGCCCTACCTGGTGATGGAGTACGTCGACGGCAGCACCCTCGGCGCGCTCCTCGACGAGGAGCCCACTCTCGACCCCGCGCGGACCCTGGACCTGCTGGCCCAGGCCGCCGACGCGCTGTCCGCCGCGCACGCCCTCGGCGTGGTGCACCGCGACGTCAAGCCGGCCAACCTGCTGCTCCGCCCCGACGGCACCCTGGTGCTCACCGACTTCGGGATCGCGCGCGGCCTGCGGGCCGACCACGAGACCACGGCCGGCGCGGTACTGGGCACGGCCGCCTACCTCGCCCCCGAGCAGGCGGCCGGCGAGCCGGTCACCCCGGCGGCCGACCTGTACAGCCTCGGTGTCGTCGGCTACCGCTGCCTGACCGGCCGGCCGCCGTTCACCGCGGACCACCCGGTACGGGTCGCACTGAAGCACATCCACGAGCCGCCGCCCCCGCTGCCGGCCACGGTGCCGAAGGCGGTCCGCGCCGTGATCGAGAAGGCGATGGCGAAGGACCCGGCGCTGCGGTACGACAGCGCTCAGTCCCTGGCCGCCGCGGCCCGGCACGCCCAGCACTGA
- a CDS encoding ATP-binding protein: MGMLPAGQDAAEAFYRIIDAAYERRSIAVTSNIHPSGFDSIMPKTLATATTDRLLHHAHLVPTKGDSHRLAEALAGKGVIPLN, from the coding sequence ATCGGCATGCTCCCCGCCGGCCAGGACGCCGCCGAAGCGTTCTACCGGATCATCGACGCCGCATACGAGCGACGCTCGATCGCCGTGACGAGCAATATCCACCCGTCCGGATTCGATTCGATCATGCCGAAGACCCTGGCCACCGCCACCACCGACCGGCTCCTGCACCACGCCCACCTCGTCCCGACCAAGGGCGACAGCCACCGCCTCGCCGAAGCCCTCGCAGGCAAAGGAGTGATCCCCTTGAACTAG
- a CDS encoding HNH endonuclease, with protein sequence MSERASRAPQIFRTVREAEFPYEHSWFPIVGDVIERHGVTSHYVPLDQIPWLPDHLAWVLADTKLPAARVLGVLCPDARMWTVHFIETTGETIRLAMAEVWAYDTPTGQRTYGSEPLTGVDLYQGIEMIKDVDDAGQEYQWDATVFSPARPEKLWTPARMDLSQKRSRTTRAKNAYQARKRALGIHAAAADEVDPQDIYDRDDWICQLCQHPVERRYLWPHPMSITLDHVLPVTRGGSHSTTNLQTAHWICNLRKGNAP encoded by the coding sequence ATGAGTGAGCGCGCCAGTCGCGCGCCACAGATCTTCCGCACGGTCAGGGAAGCCGAGTTCCCCTACGAACACAGTTGGTTCCCGATCGTCGGCGACGTCATCGAACGCCATGGCGTGACGAGCCACTACGTACCGCTAGATCAGATACCGTGGCTGCCCGACCATCTGGCATGGGTACTGGCCGATACAAAACTTCCCGCAGCCCGGGTACTGGGCGTTCTCTGTCCCGACGCGCGCATGTGGACGGTCCACTTCATCGAAACCACCGGTGAAACCATACGCCTGGCCATGGCCGAGGTCTGGGCCTACGACACTCCGACTGGACAGCGCACCTACGGCAGCGAGCCGCTAACCGGGGTTGACCTGTACCAGGGCATCGAGATGATCAAAGACGTCGACGACGCTGGCCAGGAATACCAGTGGGATGCCACCGTATTCAGCCCGGCCCGGCCGGAAAAGCTATGGACGCCCGCCCGGATGGACCTGTCCCAGAAGCGATCCCGCACCACCAGAGCGAAGAACGCCTACCAAGCGCGCAAGCGCGCACTCGGCATTCATGCTGCGGCTGCCGACGAGGTTGACCCGCAGGACATCTACGACCGCGACGACTGGATCTGCCAACTCTGCCAGCACCCGGTTGAGCGCCGCTATCTATGGCCGCATCCCATGTCGATCACCCTTGACCACGTGCTCCCAGTGACTCGTGGAGGGAGTCATTCGACTACGAACCTGCAGACAGCACACTGGATCTGCAACCTCCGCAAAGGCAACGCACCCTGA
- a CDS encoding glycoside hydrolase family 97 N-terminal domain-containing protein yields the protein MSVVFRTQPPPARANRALRALVAASLTGALAVVGLVTVGAVSASASDTTAASPDVTQSPDNNQTVNFWVEGGVAKYKVSYKGKQVVEDSSLGFKTDSADYSSGLTVLNTSWNQSNTTWTDNFGTRRTVPDNYESYTVDLQGANSFRFSVVFRVYNEGVAFRYVFPQSTAAPAFTIASEASQFNLENTATAYGFAGNLSQGDAVTKSVGSLNDSMYARPVTVVGTGYALAITEASQLDYCRTAFAPVSGQPGTLVTRLDGTTRNIAMATGDVTNTVSVNVAAADFSSPWRTIVIGDNEGQLVERSYLVKTLNPPSTIADTSWIQPGTVLRPMDRQTAPAVPLSTTGSKAVIDTMVDRGIDYLGVDARWYGAEDSWSTTPFSPIAGFDPEAIGAYADSKGKKVLLYVNYRALWNADKTTDPTKNLDAMFKKFSEEWHVDGVKFGFIPVGSQPTTKRVYDWVKLAAKYHLVVDIHDDWVPTGLERTYPNLLTMEGIRGEEEEPTAAMDLRSLFTRGVQGPADHTWGYMRTASNTSRSFRYAAAVVFHSPLQFLYWYDTPPGPAIVNPVPELWDNLPTTWDETRFLESKVASYATVARRSGNEWWVGSVNNGARTATIPLTFLTPGVQYRAAIVEGGAASPDGDTKTTTQVMSEQVVTSTTTLSPSMAGSAGYAVRLTPVRDLALNKFADQSSTRAAGGAASRAVDGNTDGNFANNSVTHTDPAQTTPPWWRVDLDSVKTLTAIEIYNRTDGYGSRLSDYWVFVSDTPFDTSLPPAQQAGQARVWSKHYTTQAGSPTSVPLPAGTKGRYVMIQLNSSGILSLAEVKAIG from the coding sequence ATGTCTGTCGTATTTCGAACACAGCCACCACCCGCCAGAGCGAACAGGGCCCTGCGCGCCCTAGTGGCCGCGTCCCTGACCGGCGCGTTGGCCGTCGTCGGGCTGGTCACGGTCGGGGCGGTCTCCGCGTCGGCGTCCGACACGACAGCGGCGTCCCCCGACGTCACCCAGTCCCCCGACAACAACCAGACCGTGAACTTCTGGGTCGAAGGCGGAGTGGCGAAGTACAAGGTGTCCTACAAGGGCAAGCAGGTCGTCGAGGACTCCAGCCTCGGGTTCAAGACCGACTCCGCCGACTACAGCTCCGGGCTCACCGTCCTGAACACCAGCTGGAACCAGTCCAACACCACATGGACCGACAACTTCGGAACCCGCAGGACCGTCCCCGACAACTACGAGTCCTACACCGTCGACCTGCAGGGCGCCAACAGCTTCCGGTTCAGCGTGGTGTTCCGCGTCTACAACGAGGGCGTCGCGTTCAGGTACGTCTTCCCGCAGAGCACCGCCGCCCCCGCCTTCACGATCGCCAGCGAGGCCAGCCAGTTCAACCTCGAGAACACGGCCACCGCCTACGGCTTCGCCGGCAACCTCTCGCAGGGCGACGCGGTCACGAAGTCCGTCGGCTCCCTCAACGACTCGATGTACGCCCGCCCGGTCACCGTCGTCGGCACCGGATACGCCCTGGCGATCACCGAGGCGAGCCAACTCGACTACTGCCGGACGGCGTTCGCGCCGGTGAGCGGCCAGCCGGGCACCCTCGTCACCCGCCTGGACGGCACGACGAGGAATATCGCGATGGCCACCGGTGATGTCACCAACACCGTCAGCGTGAACGTCGCCGCCGCCGACTTCTCCTCACCGTGGCGCACGATCGTCATCGGCGACAACGAGGGTCAACTGGTCGAGCGCAGCTACCTGGTCAAGACCCTGAACCCGCCGTCGACGATCGCCGACACCTCCTGGATCCAGCCCGGCACCGTGCTGCGCCCCATGGACAGGCAGACGGCACCCGCCGTGCCGCTGTCCACGACGGGCTCGAAGGCCGTCATCGACACCATGGTCGACCGCGGCATCGACTACCTGGGAGTCGACGCTCGGTGGTACGGCGCCGAGGACAGCTGGAGCACCACCCCGTTCTCGCCGATCGCCGGCTTCGACCCGGAGGCCATCGGCGCCTACGCCGACTCCAAAGGCAAGAAGGTCCTGCTGTACGTGAACTACCGGGCGCTGTGGAACGCCGACAAGACCACCGACCCCACGAAGAACCTCGACGCGATGTTCAAGAAGTTCTCCGAGGAGTGGCACGTCGACGGGGTCAAGTTCGGCTTCATCCCCGTGGGTTCCCAGCCCACCACCAAGCGGGTGTACGACTGGGTCAAGCTCGCCGCCAAGTACCACCTTGTCGTCGACATCCACGACGACTGGGTGCCCACCGGCCTGGAGCGCACCTACCCCAACCTGCTCACCATGGAGGGGATCCGCGGCGAGGAGGAGGAACCCACGGCGGCGATGGATCTCCGCAGCCTGTTCACCCGGGGCGTGCAGGGTCCGGCGGACCACACCTGGGGCTACATGCGCACGGCCTCCAACACCAGCCGATCGTTCCGGTACGCGGCGGCCGTCGTCTTCCACAGCCCCCTGCAGTTCCTGTACTGGTACGACACTCCCCCCGGCCCCGCGATCGTCAACCCCGTGCCGGAACTGTGGGACAACCTCCCCACGACCTGGGACGAGACCCGGTTCCTCGAATCCAAGGTCGCCAGCTACGCGACGGTCGCCCGGCGGTCCGGGAACGAGTGGTGGGTCGGCAGCGTCAACAACGGCGCCCGCACCGCCACCATCCCGCTGACCTTCCTGACCCCCGGCGTGCAGTACCGCGCGGCCATCGTCGAGGGCGGAGCCGCTTCCCCGGACGGCGACACCAAGACGACCACCCAGGTCATGAGTGAGCAGGTCGTCACGTCGACGACGACCCTGTCGCCGTCCATGGCCGGCAGCGCGGGCTACGCGGTGCGCCTGACCCCGGTCAGGGACCTCGCGCTCAACAAGTTCGCCGACCAGTCCTCTACCCGCGCGGCCGGCGGCGCGGCCTCGCGGGCGGTGGACGGCAACACCGACGGAAACTTCGCGAACAACTCCGTCACCCACACCGACCCGGCGCAGACCACCCCACCCTGGTGGAGGGTCGACCTCGACTCGGTGAAAACGCTGACAGCCATCGAGATCTACAACCGCACGGACGGGTACGGATCCCGACTCAGCGACTACTGGGTCTTCGTCTCCGACACACCCTTCGACACCTCGCTCCCACCCGCACAGCAGGCTGGGCAGGCCCGGGTCTGGAGCAAGCACTACACCACCCAGGCCGGGAGCCCGACCAGTGTCCCGCTCCCAGCGGGCACCAAGGGACGGTACGTCATGATCCAACTCAACAGCAGTGGGATCCTGTCCCTCGCCGAGGTGAAAGCCATCGGATAG